AACAAGGAGGATTTTTTTGTGCCTTATTGCAATCTTCTCAACAGATCACCAATGCTGACCTGTTGAGAAGATGAAGCAAAATCAGTTTACATTGCTACTGCTGGAAAGTAATTTTTGAAAACGAAAACAATGGCTCGATCGACTTGGCATTGTCGTTTTTGAAAACCAGGTACAAGTCATGTTTGCCTTTGGTATCGCGCAGGCTGACGTGTACGGGAGGTCTGGCAAAACGGTTGGTTGGTGCTTTCGCGGGAGTCGCTGGCTTGGCATTCTTTTTCTCGCTCTCCATTTCAGCCATCACCTTGGCGATATCTACCTCGGGTGCCATTTCAACCTTTTGCTGACCGATAATTTCTCCGGTAGGAGAATCCAGTCTCACTTCAATCGTACCTCCCACGCTGCCTTCGCGTTTTTGAGCGGCAGCATTCAGTTCCAATTTTTGTATTCCTGAAAGATCAATGCTTTTGAAACCCAGATAACTATTGTCAAAACTGACTACGCTGAAACCTTGTCCGGCCACGCCCAACGCTTTTAGTTCGGCGCCTTTCACCACGGCAGCTTCCGCTGCGAAGATCTCAGGATTTCTTAGCACGATCATTTCTTCGGTTGTTTGGGCGGGAATGGCCTTGCTGTTACCGACAGCCCGGTCGGTGAATGCCGCCCGGATCAATACCTTACCTTTTCCATTGTCACCTTTCGGGATATCGGGCGTATAGTCGCCTTTGACGGCCAATGTGCTCAGCGTTTTATCCGTACTGTTGAGAATGTACTTGACAATAACCTCCGCGTCGGCCACTGGCAGGCTGGGATGGGCAGCCATTGCTACTTCTCCCCAAACGCCCGAGCCGCCTTCCAATACCTTTTTGACGAGCTTGTCGAGCGCGCCGTTCTGGCCTTTGTATTTATTTGAAATATCAGCAAATGAAGGGCCAACAGACTTGGTATTGGGCTGGTGGCAGACTTTGCAATCGCTTTTGCCCATGAGTACCTGCGCCACCGCAAACTGTGTAGATGCGTCCACGCTGCGCTGGCTCTGAATGACTTCGGCGTAGTCAAAACCCTCTGAGGTGTAATCGATGCTGACCGCTACCTGCTCTGGTTTGATTTTTCCTGCCGCCAGGCTACCGTCTTCTTTGTCGTCCACATCTACCTGGTAACGAATGGGTTTGCCTGCAAAGAAAAACGTCTGATTTCCGTCCAGGTTCACCGTTACTTTGGGCGGCTCGTTACCGGCGACGACTTTCAATGACTTGCTATTGCTGGATCCTTTGGCGTCGGTAACCGTCAAAGTAGCGGTATAGACGCCGGGCTTATCGAAAGTGATTTCAGGATTAGTAGTGGTAAATGTTTTCAGGACCTTGCCTGCGCTGGCGATTTTCCAGCTGTATTTCAATGCATCACCATCGTAATCTTTGGTTCCTTCCGATGACAGCTTGGCCTGAAAAGGCACGGTACCTCCTTTTTTGTCGGTAGCAATTTCCACTAAAGGCTTGCGGTTGCCACCATTGTATTCGATCCTGACCAATCGGGAGTTATCACTTTTTCTGAACCAGTTGCTACCGTATTCGAGAATGTAAAGGTCTCCGTCCGGCCCGAATTTGATGTCGATCGGCTGAACCGGGTGGTAGTTAGGCAGCACACGCTCCATTGATTGGTAGTCACCTTTGTCGTCCATGCTGATAGCCATGATCCAGCCGCGGGAGAAGTCGGCGGCAATCCATTTATTCTCATAGTAAGCTGGCCACGGCCGCTTTGGATTTGTAAAATCGGCCTGGTGGTAAATGGGACCTCCAGTAGCGCTGCGAGAACCTGAGCCGACCAGCGGAAATTTCTCAGAAACACCGTAAGGATAGTAAATAAAGCTAGGCGCTGTCGGAAGAAGGTCTGTTAGTCCTGTGTTGTTAGGAGAGGTATTGACCAGGTTTTTTGGATCTTTTTTGGCAAGAGGCTTATCGGTTGCATAGTCATAAACCGGAAATGCCTGGTCATTACCCACAAACCAAGGCCAGCCGAAGTTGCCCGGCTTTTTGGCCTGGTTCAACTCGTCATAGCCTTTTGGCCCAATCTCCGAATCTTCCCCTGCATCAGGTCCTACTTCACCCCAGTAAACGTAACCTGTTTTGCTATCGACTGCGATACGCCATGGGTTTCTATGGCCCATTGAATATATTTCCGGGCGGGTTTTGGCAGTTCCTTTCGGATAAAGATTTCCTTCGGGAATGGTGTATGGGGCGGCCCCTGCCGTGCCGTTCGGCTCCGGGTGGATCCTCAATATTTTTCCTCTCAAATCATTGGTATTGCCGGCATGCCCCTGGTCGTCCCAGCTGCTTCTGCCCGGACGCTCGTCGGTCTGCGCGCCTTTTTGGTTACCCGTGTTGTTACCCACTGTCAGGTAAAGATTACCTGCCTTATCCCAGGTCATACCACCGCCCGTATGACAGCACACTTCACGCTGGGTTTCCACTTCGAGCAATGTCTTTTTGGAGGCTTCCACCAACTGTCCCTCTTTTATCTCCCAACGTCCAAGTATGTGTTTTTTCTCGGTAGGGTGGGCATAGTACAGATAAATCCAGTGATTCTTCTCATAATTCGGGTCCATGGTAAAGCCCATTAACCCTTCTTCCGCCTCCCGTACCACGCCCTCTGCGCTGGTATATTTGGTATTGACGGGAATAGTCGCAATCAAGTCGGTGGATTTGGTTACGGGGTCATATTTTTTCAGAGCCCCTTTTCTTTCAATAATGTAGGCGGTACCATCTTTCATCACTTCAAAAACCATAGGCTCATCCAGGTTATCGGCAATGACAACAGGCGTAAATCTGCTCTCATCAGGTTTGGGGGTAGTGTCCTGTAAAGTGAAAGAGGCCAGGGAGACTGCACAAAGGGTTGCTGCCAGCCGGATTGAGCTGGACCTGGGTACGGAGAATTTTATCATAAGGTTGAAAACGGTTAGGTCGATCTTGTGGTAATATTGTGAAAAAATTGATCAAAACAAAGGGCATTTGGAGCCAGGTGAATTTATGTCGCTGCCAGAAATTAGTCGGTGAATACAGCAGTAAAAAACGACCGGATATGGATTACTATATTCGGTCGTTAATGCAATCCAATCATTCATGAAAAAATTTGTCCTGCTCCTTTTAATCGTTTTAGTTTTCAATGGTGCTGCCCGCCGGAAAATCACCTGGGTGGCCATCGGCGATTCGATCACCTACCTGAATGATCACCAGAATGAAACCGGAAACCGCGTCACAAAAGGTTACCTGACATTGATCTCCGAAAAATATCCCCGTGTGCAGTACATCAACCAGGGGCATAACGGATGGACATCTATTAATATCGCCGATAAAATTGAGTCGCTTAATCTTGTAAAAGCCGATGTGTACACGGTTTTTCTGGGTACCAACGACTGGTGGCAAGGCCGGGCGCTGGGTACTATTGCCGATTTTGAAGAGAATAAGGGTACCGGTACAGTTTACGGCGCTTTCCGGATCATTACCGATAAATTAAAACTGCTCAACAAAAAAGCGAAGATCATTCTCATTACGCCCATGCAGCGCGGGGATTTTGTCTATATCAATAGTTCAAAAAACAATGCTTACGGCTCCTATAAGCCTAAAAAGGAGCAGAATCTCGAACAATTTGCCGACGCGGTGGTCGCCATCGGCAAGCACGAGAAATTTCCCGTCGTCGATCTTTACCATGACAGCGGCATTGACCTGAACAATATGGTGAATTTTAAGAAACTCAAAGATCCGCAGACAGGTAATTACAAAAACTACACGTATCCGGAGTACACATCGATTCCTTTTAATCCGGAAACCGATCAATATCCTTATCCGGTAGAAGCTAGTAATATGACTTACGACGGGTTGCATCCTTCCGACAAAGGTTACGAGGTGATCGCCGAGATGCTGATTAAAAAATGGAAAGGGCTAAAATAACACCTAGTGACTGTCTTTGGCCGTAACCGACACCTTCAGACTGCCAAGCAGGTTGTACATCGCGTTGTTGATGGCCTCATTACCGGCTTTGGCAAGCTGGAGTGCTTCTTGTGCTACTGATTTCTTTTTTCGGTTCGTTTCAGTTTTTACTGCTATTTCCTTGGCGGTGATCATGTCATTCTCTCTTGCACCGAGCCTGGCCGGGCTGCGTAGGGTCGATATCCCGTCGAGCTTTGATATTTTGGCCATGTACATAGTATCCCTACATTCGATAGACAGGTCAAATCGCACGTATTCGTAAAGGGGATGTGATACCGGCACGTAGCTTGTAATGAGTAGCCTACCTATTTCCTGGCTGTCGCCTGTGACCGCGTTTTCATAGTTTCCAAAAGTCTTACTGACCCATTCCTGCGCCTTTTTATAAATTTCCATTTTACTCAGTTCGGGCTTTCCTGAGTCGGAATACAAGATATTTTTTTCGCTGTCCATTGGAAGAAAACCGTCCTGGGCGAATGTCTGATAAGCGAAGAAAGTAAAAAGGAATAAGATGATATATTTCAAGACTTCGGGAAAATTGTTTTGGGGGGCAAATATAGTTGAAAACCTTTTTAATGGAGTGAATGGGTTTTGCCTATGGTTTTAGTTTTAAAAATCATTTTAATGGATTAATTTTAAATACACTAAACTCAGCAGGTTATGACTCAACTGACAAAAATTTCACTGGCACTTGCGTTCTTTTTTTGCGCATCTTTTACTTTTTTACATCACGGCTGGGCAGATTATGACCAGACCAAACCAACGGATTTTGAGACAAAAATCGAAGAATCTATTTATGAAAATCCCCACGTGTTGGCGAAGGTAAAGTATAAAAAAGAGCTCATTACTGTCTTTCTGGCGCCGACAAGCCGTATGACTGATCGTGGGTTGACTGCCGATATGATCACAAAAGGAACATCAGTAAGGCTGGTTGCCTATCCGCACAAAACAGAAAAAAATGAGATGCGTGCCGAGCGGATATTTGTTGGCGGCAAGAAATTTGAACTGCGTTAATGGTGCTTGAAAATCTTGAATGGCTGGAAAAAAGCTCTTGGGCTGTCGGTATCAGGCAGTCCTTGTGGCTTTATCCGGCTTTGGAAATTGTACATATTATTGGAATTGTGATGCTGGTAGGGGCTGCATTCCTTTTCGATCTGCGGCTGCTGGGTTATTCCAAAAACCTTCCGGTTACGGGTCTGGCCAGGCATTTGCTACCATGGTCGCAGCGGGGCCTTATCCTGATCATTCCGTCTGGTATTTTACTATTTATCACCAATGCGAAAGCCTTGGGAACTGACTTTACATTTTGGCTGAAAATGACCTTGCTGGCAGTAGCAGCATTGAATGTCTTTATCTTCCATCAGTTTATCTATAAGAAGCAGGGCAATACACAAACCGCGCAAGAACTTCCTGTGTCCTCCAAATTATCAGCCTTTGTATCCATTATCGTGTGGATTGCCATCATCGCCTGCGGACGTTTGTTGGCATATTAGGGTTGAAAGTTAACCGAGTTCAGAAATTCACCTTTCTCAGGAACAACACAGTATCGTTCGACTGTTACATATAGAGAATGCAATTTTTATCCTTCAAATGGGCATCGGGGAAAAATTAAATTACCTTTGCACCATAAAACGATACCATGATTTACTTCTTCGCCGACGATCACAACACAGTTTTTGCATTACAAATAGAGCGAACGCTCACAGCCTCAGATACTTCAAAATTAACATGGCTGTTTGGTGGTGCGCAACTTCAAAGCCAAACCACAATTGCTGATTTCTTTGTTGGCCCCCGCGCTGCCATGATCACGCCGTGGAGTACCAATGCGGTTGAAATCACCCAGAATATGGACATTCAGGGTATTATCCGTATCGAGGAATTTAAGCGGGTTGAAGCGGATTTTACGGACTTCGATCCGATGCTTTCGCAAAAATACAGCGAGCTTAACCAGGAAATTTACACGATTAGCATTCAGCCGGAATCCATTCTGGAAATTGCTGACATTGCTGCTTATAACAAAGAAGAAGGGCTTTCCCTTAGCGATGAGGAGGTCGACTATCTAAATAAACTGGCTGAAAAACTAGGCCGGAAATTAACGGATTCGGAGGTTTTTGGTTTTTCACAGGTCAACTCTGAGCACTGCCGTCATAAGATCTTCAACGGTACCTTTGTCATTGACGGTGAGGAGCAGCCTATATCGCTCTTTAAATTGATCCGCAAGACTTCGGAAACGAATCCTAACTCCATTGTTTCGGCATATAAGGACAATGTGGCTTTTGTAAAAGGCCCTGTTGTTCAGCAATTCGCGCCGAAACGGCCGGATGTTCCTGAATTTTACGAAATAAAGGATTTTGAATCAGTACTGTCGCTGAAAGCGGAAACGCATAATTTCCCAACCACAGTAGAACCATTCAATGGCGCAGCCACTGGTTCAGGCGGAGAAATCCGTGACAGGCTTGCTGGCGGGCAAGGTTCATTACCTCTGGCCGGAACCGCCGTTTATATGACCGCGCTTTCCCGCCTGGAAGAAAATCGTCCATGGGAAAAAGGTGTTGAAGAAAGGCAATGGTTGTATCAAACCCCAATGGATATCCTCATTAAGGCTTCCAATGGCGCTACGGATTTTGGTAACAAATTCGGTCAGCCATTGATCGTCGGATCTGTGCTTACTTTCGAACATGAAGAAGAAGGCCGCAAGCTGGGTTATGACAAGGTGATCATGCAAGCTGGCGGTATTGGTTACGGAAAAGCAGATCAGGCTAAAAAAGAGAAGCCGCAGATCGACGATAAAATAGTAGTATTAGGCGGTGAGAATTACCGGATCGGAATGGGTGGTGCCGCTGTTTCTTCGGCTGACACAGGCGCATTTGGATCTGGCATAGAGCTGAATGCGATCCAGCGTTCAAATCCTGAAATGCAGAAGCGTGTGGCCAATGCGGTTCGCGGAATGGTGGAGAGCGGAAACAACACGATCGTTTCTATT
The genomic region above belongs to Dyadobacter pollutisoli and contains:
- a CDS encoding DUF4468 domain-containing protein, yielding MKYIILFLFTFFAYQTFAQDGFLPMDSEKNILYSDSGKPELSKMEIYKKAQEWVSKTFGNYENAVTGDSQEIGRLLITSYVPVSHPLYEYVRFDLSIECRDTMYMAKISKLDGISTLRSPARLGARENDMITAKEIAVKTETNRKKKSVAQEALQLAKAGNEAINNAMYNLLGSLKVSVTAKDSH
- a CDS encoding PQQ-dependent sugar dehydrogenase yields the protein MIKFSVPRSSSIRLAATLCAVSLASFTLQDTTPKPDESRFTPVVIADNLDEPMVFEVMKDGTAYIIERKGALKKYDPVTKSTDLIATIPVNTKYTSAEGVVREAEEGLMGFTMDPNYEKNHWIYLYYAHPTEKKHILGRWEIKEGQLVEASKKTLLEVETQREVCCHTGGGMTWDKAGNLYLTVGNNTGNQKGAQTDERPGRSSWDDQGHAGNTNDLRGKILRIHPEPNGTAGAAPYTIPEGNLYPKGTAKTRPEIYSMGHRNPWRIAVDSKTGYVYWGEVGPDAGEDSEIGPKGYDELNQAKKPGNFGWPWFVGNDQAFPVYDYATDKPLAKKDPKNLVNTSPNNTGLTDLLPTAPSFIYYPYGVSEKFPLVGSGSRSATGGPIYHQADFTNPKRPWPAYYENKWIAADFSRGWIMAISMDDKGDYQSMERVLPNYHPVQPIDIKFGPDGDLYILEYGSNWFRKSDNSRLVRIEYNGGNRKPLVEIATDKKGGTVPFQAKLSSEGTKDYDGDALKYSWKIASAGKVLKTFTTTNPEITFDKPGVYTATLTVTDAKGSSNSKSLKVVAGNEPPKVTVNLDGNQTFFFAGKPIRYQVDVDDKEDGSLAAGKIKPEQVAVSIDYTSEGFDYAEVIQSQRSVDASTQFAVAQVLMGKSDCKVCHQPNTKSVGPSFADISNKYKGQNGALDKLVKKVLEGGSGVWGEVAMAAHPSLPVADAEVIVKYILNSTDKTLSTLAVKGDYTPDIPKGDNGKGKVLIRAAFTDRAVGNSKAIPAQTTEEMIVLRNPEIFAAEAAVVKGAELKALGVAGQGFSVVSFDNSYLGFKSIDLSGIQKLELNAAAQKREGSVGGTIEVRLDSPTGEIIGQQKVEMAPEVDIAKVMAEMESEKKNAKPATPAKAPTNRFARPPVHVSLRDTKGKHDLYLVFKNDNAKSIEPLFSFSKITFQQ
- a CDS encoding SGNH/GDSL hydrolase family protein, giving the protein MKKFVLLLLIVLVFNGAARRKITWVAIGDSITYLNDHQNETGNRVTKGYLTLISEKYPRVQYINQGHNGWTSINIADKIESLNLVKADVYTVFLGTNDWWQGRALGTIADFEENKGTGTVYGAFRIITDKLKLLNKKAKIILITPMQRGDFVYINSSKNNAYGSYKPKKEQNLEQFADAVVAIGKHEKFPVVDLYHDSGIDLNNMVNFKKLKDPQTGNYKNYTYPEYTSIPFNPETDQYPYPVEASNMTYDGLHPSDKGYEVIAEMLIKKWKGLK
- a CDS encoding DUF6644 family protein → MVLENLEWLEKSSWAVGIRQSLWLYPALEIVHIIGIVMLVGAAFLFDLRLLGYSKNLPVTGLARHLLPWSQRGLILIIPSGILLFITNAKALGTDFTFWLKMTLLAVAALNVFIFHQFIYKKQGNTQTAQELPVSSKLSAFVSIIVWIAIIACGRLLAY